One segment of Anopheles stephensi strain Indian chromosome 3, UCI_ANSTEP_V1.0, whole genome shotgun sequence DNA contains the following:
- the LOC118510507 gene encoding mediator of RNA polymerase II transcription subunit 23-like, which yields MSAELRIVKLFEEVLEDKNIVPSFDEEEQRKKTEEGYKKIGTLFGAMTPEVKEASIRSYLGYVATVNHQNRVHNYLQVMNRMVALNIIPAKLLCDQLMCSEKLVYKNPCFWIEAFRLIRKVIGGVDYKGVREIMKCCKEKALSFPANVSVNILPQLLELIELIEHIFNRNACLLPAYFIINEIKKTDYQNMHWRVSNLTANFIEEFVSVAQMLSIIGHSSMLPIVEHSSYADNLIIPWKLDPDTLKLSLRGNLPYDEELLQPQARLLRFVLQQPYSRDMVCSMLNFQKQQKQKCAALEEQLVWLVLNAMEYSEKEGAQGQGAAGAAMGNEHDNDQSHTQWVWLHLSSQLIYFVLFQFATFQNIVNALHEKLAVRNLRRGRDHLMWVFLQYISGSIQKHSILNFLPILKLYDILYPEKEPLPVPDNNNPNCTHQMAPTCIWIHLMKRAQTENYNINRPIPIALRLHFEYLQHLAMPSNNPTLFMGSEYRFALLCNAYSTQTDYFSRPMQALIDTILGNSKNPQANMVGGGGVQPLPTAPLSMRVLDSLTIHSKMSLIHSIVMHMIKQAQNKSSIPNGNNMAPALVETYSRLLVYTEIESLGIKGFLGQLLPQVFKSQAWGILYTLLEMFSYRMHHIHSHYRVQLLTHLHSLASVPHTNQMQLHSCVESTALRLIIGLGSVEVQAQLSRYLSEPKPPGNIVSAESEELNRALILTLARSMHITGTGSDPQSSAWCKDLLQNIMLNTPHAWPQHTLYCFPPVLNEFFMQHNIPKESKQLLKKTVDEEYRNWASMTNENDIIAHFGMTVNPPLFLCLVFKMIIETDGISPVAYKILERIGARALSTHLRKMCDYLLFEVANSGGGAHVNKCVDTINDMIWKYNIVTIDRLVLCLILRTLDGNEAQVSFYIIQLLLLKTSEFRNRVQEFITINSPEHWKQNNWHERHLAFHQKFPEKFAPDESVSHPTLPVYFGNVCLRFLPVLDIIVHRFLEVPTQLSKTLDVILDHLGSLYKFHDRPITYLYNTLHYYERKLRDRPQLKKRLVGTVVGSLKDVRPENWALTEAYQAYVLTKETDNVNWVPELTYYINLVRRMQDTMDGKNVFSGTDWRFNEFPNPPAHALYVTCVELLGLPVGPNVVANSIIDVLVKGYTVVPNAVIHNWANTIGLIMSALPEAYWSVIYERMQGALGSKSMKDWAYRQSPFEMFNFKIVKESMLDRSYVTVLAIVHSIFHHFGIGQLATITESIKEKLKPLVHTEYQLIYVCHVVGPFLHRLSIERARAVSDITLMLYELLEQVDKAQPTQPLRYMDPICDLLYHIKYMFVGDTMKTELEAIIRRLRPALQMRLRFITRLNVEEIGVDQTAAGGQGNAAAATAAGSATGASLAPGAASGTASGTPQGLAVAAGQGAAGSGTGGSQQTQQVGAVGNQNVALQQQLQQQLGQQGIQSHH from the exons atgTCTGCCGAACTGAGAATTGTGAAGCTTTTCGAAGAAGTGTTG GAGGACAAAAACATCGTTCCAAGCTTCGATGAGGAAGAGCAGCGTAAAAAGACCGAAGAGGGGTATAAGAAAATCGGTACCCTGTTCGGTGCGATGACGCCGGAAGTGAAGGAAGCGTCCATCCGCAGCTACCTCGGCTACGTGGCCACCGTGAACCACCAGAACCGGGTGCACAACTATCTGCAGGTGATGAACCGCATGGTGGCGTTGAACATCATCCCCGCGAAGCTGCTGTGCGATCAGCTGATGTGCTCGGAAAAGCTGGTGTACAAGAATCCGTGCTTTTGGATCGAAGCATTCCGCCTGATCCGAAAGGTGATCGGTGGGGTGGATTACAAAGGGGTGCGGGAAATCATGAAATGCTGCAAGGAGAAGGCACTTTCCTTCCCTGCCAACGTGAGCGTCAACATTTTACCGCAGCTGCTCGAGCTGATCGAGCTGATCGAGCATATCTTCAACCGGAACGCTTGCCTGCTGCCGGCGTACTTTATCATCAACGAAATCAAGAAAACCGACTACCAGAACATGCACTGGCGGGTGTCCAACCTGACGGCGAACTTTATCGAAGAGTTTGTGTCGGTCGCACAGATGCTGTCGATCATTGGCCACTCGTCGATGCTGCCGATCGTGGAGCATTCGTCGTACGCCGACAATCTTATCATACCGTGGAAGCTGGATCCGGACACGCTGAAGCTTTCGCTGCGGGGCAATCTCCCGTACGACGAGGAGCTACTGCAACCGCAGGCCCGTTTGCTGCGGTTCGTGCTGCAGCAGCCCTATTCGCGCGACATGGTATGCTCGATGCTGAACTTCCAAAAGCAGCAGAAACAAAAGTGTGCCGCGCTCGAGGAGCAGCTGGTGTGGTTGGTGCTGAACGCGATGGAGTATTCGGAAAAGGAGGGAGCGCAGGGCCAGGGTGCGGCCGGTGCCGCGATGGGCAACGAGCACGACAACGATCAAAGCCACACGCAGTGGGTTTGGTTGCATCTCAGCTCGCAGTTGATCTACTTCGTGCTGTTTCAGTTCGCCACGTTCCAGAACATTGTGAACGCGCTGCACGAAAAGCTGGCGGTGCGAAATTTGCGCCGCGGTCGGGACCATTTGATGTGGGTGTTTTTGCAGTATATATCGGGCAGCATACAGAAGCACTCGATACTGAACTTTTTGCCGATACTGAAGCTGTACGACATACTGTACCCCGAGAAGGAGCCGCTACCGGTGCCGGATAATAACAATCCGAACTGCACGCATCAGATGGCACCGACCTGCATCTGGATCCATCTGATGAAGCGTGCCCAGACGGAGAACTACAACATCAATCGACCGATACCGATCGCGCTACGGTTGCACTTCGAGTATCTGCAGCATCTCGCCATGCCGAGCAACAATCCGACACTGTTCATGGGGTCGGAGTATCGGTTCGCGCTGCTGTGCAACGCGTACTCCACCCAGACGGATTACTTTTCCCGCCCGATGCAGGCGCTGATCGATACGATACTGGGCAACAGCAAGAACCCGCAGGCCAACATggtcggcggtggtggcgtACAGCCGCTTCCGACCGCTCCACTCTCGATGCGGGTGCTGGACAGCCTGACCATCCACAGCAAGATGTCGCTGATACACAGCATCGTGATGCACATGATTAAACAGGCGCAGAACAAAAGCTCCATCCCGAACGGGAACAACATGGCACCGGCGCTGGTGGAAACGTATTCGCGGCTGCTCGTGTACACCGAGATCGAGTCGCTCGGCATCAAGGGCTTCCTGGGACAGTTGCTGCCGCAGGTGTTCAAATCGCAGGCCTGGGGCATACTGTACACGCTGCTGGAGATGTTCTCCTACCGCATGCATCACATCCACTCGCACTACCGGGTGCAGCTGTTGACGCACCTGCATTCGCTGGCTTCGGTACCGCACACGAATCAAATGCAGCTTCACTCCTG CGTTGAATCGACCGCCCTTCGCCTCATCATCGGGCTCGGTTCCGTGGAAGTGCAGGCCCAGCTGTCCCGCTATCTGAGCGAACCGAAACCACCGGGCAATATTGTATCGGCCGAAAGCGAAGAGCTGAACCGGGCGCTCATACTAACGCTCGCCCGCTCGATGCACATCACCGGCACCGGGAGCGATCCGCAATCGAGTGCCTGGTGCAAGGATTTGCTGCAGAACATTATGCTCAACACGCCACACGCCTGGCCCCAGCACACGCTGTACTGCTTTCCGCCGGTGCTGAACGAATTCTTCATGCAGCACAACATACcgaaggaaagcaaacagCTGCTGAAGAAGACGGTGGACGAGGAGTACCGCAACTGGGCGTCGATGACGAACGAGAACGACATCATCGCCCATTTCGGCATGACCGTAAATCCGCCGCTCTTTCTCTGTCTGGTGTTTAAGATGATTATCGAAACGGACGGCATCAGTCCGGTGGCGTACAA AATTCTGGAACGCATCGGTGCCCGCGCGCTGTCCACCCATCTGCGCAAAATGTGCGACTATCTGCTGTTCGAGGTGGCCAACTCGGGCGGTGGAGCACACGTAAACAAGTGCGTCGACACGATCAACGATATGATCTGGAAGTATAACATCGTGACGATCGATCGGCTCGTGCTGTGCCTGATACTGCGCACGCTCGACGGTAACGAGGCGCAGGTTAGCTTCTACATcattcagctgctgctgctgaaaacGTCCGAGTTCCGCAACCGGGTGCAGGAGTTCATCACGATCAACTCGCCGGAACACTGGAAGCAGAACAACTGGCACGAACGGCACCTGGCCTTTCACCAGAAGTTCCCGGAAAAGTTTGCACCGGACGAGTCCGTGTCCCATCCGACGCTGCCGGTCTACTTCGGGAACGTGTGTCTCCGGTTTCTGCCCGTGCTGGACATTATCGTGCACCGGTTTCTGGAGGTGCCGACGCAGCTGAGCAAAACGCTCGACGTGATACTGGACCATTTGGGATCGCTGTACAAATTTCACGACCGTCCCATTACGTACCTTTACAACACGCTGCACTATTACGAGCGCAAGCTGCGGGACAGGCCACAGCTGAAAAAGCGTTTG GTCGGTACGGTGGTGGGATCGCTGAAGGATGTGCGGCCGGAAAATTGGGCCCTTACCGAAGCCTATCAGGCGTACGTGCTGACGAAGGAGACGGACAACGTTAACTGGGTGCCGGAGTTGACCTACTACATCAATCTTGTGCGACGCATGCAAGACA CTATGGATGGGAAAAATGTCTTTTCAGGCACGGATTGGCGGTTCAACGAGTTCCCGAACCCACCGGCCCATGCACTGTACGTGACGTGTGTCGAGCTGCTGGGATTGCCGGTCGGGCCCAACGTGGTCGCAAACAGCATCATCGATGTGCTGGTGAAGGGGTACACCGTGGTACCGAACGCCGTCATACACAACTGGGCGAACACGATCGGGTTGATAATGTCCGCGCTGCCGGAAGCTTACTGGAGCGTCATTTACGAGCGCATGCAGGGTGCGCTGGGTTCGAAGTCGATGAAGGACTGGGCCTACCGGCAGAGCCCGTTCGAGATGTTTAACTTTAAGATCGTGAAGGAGTCGATGCTCGACCGGAGCTACGTAACGGTGCTGGCGATTGTGCACagcattttccaccatttcggCATCGGGCAGCTAGCTACCATTACGGA GTCAATTAAGGAGAAGCTGAAACCGCTGGTCCACACCGAGTATCAGCTCATCTACGTCTGTCACGTGGTAGGGCCGTTCCTGCATCGGTTGAGCATTGAGCGAGCGCGCGCCGTCTCGGACATCACGCTCATGCTGTACGAGCTGCTGGAACAGGTGGACAAGGCGCAGCCAACGCAACCGTTACGCTACATGGATCCGATCTGCGATTTGCTGTACCACATCAAGTACATGTTCGTCGGCGATACGATGAAGACGGAGCTGGAAGCTATCATTCGCCGTCTGCGGCCCGCTCTTCAGATGCGACTGCGCTTCATAACGCGCCTGAATGTGGAGGAAATTGGTGTTGATCAGACAGCCGCTGGTGGGCAAggaaatgctgctgctgctactgctgccgggTCTGCAACGGGCGCCTCACTGGCACCGGGTGCAGCTTCCGGTACGGCGTCCGGAACACCGCAAGGGTTGGCAGTTGCTGCTGGACAGGGTGCGGCCGGCTCGGGCACCGGTGGATCACAGCAGACACAACAGGTAGGCGCTGTGGGCAATCAAAATGTTGCGTTacagcagcaactgcaacagcaGTTGGGTCAGCAGGGCATTCAGTCACATCATTAA